From the candidate division KSB1 bacterium genome, one window contains:
- a CDS encoding right-handed parallel beta-helix repeat-containing protein, whose translation MKGMRALIAILWLGLILQGRAAEFYVSPNGNDNWSGTLPQPNSTQTDGPFATLQRAQAATRTAQHTEPITVYIREGIYFVGTWRFDPQDSGTPSAPVTFRNYADERPVISGGRAITGWRTQGALWVTTIDEVKSGKLYFKELYVNGERRDRARTPRKGEFFRITGSVEGNDKRSFRFRPGDLIDFDNRADVNIVLYQSWLGIHLWIDALNTAQNTVTFSPQLVFPVGNFDSRTRYYVENAFELLDEPAEWYLNRRTGELFYYPLPGETPENCKVIAPVVDRVLELRGSSSNKIKFLQFEGLRFMHADWIVADKNQTELQAHILLDDAIVYARFAEDCSFRKCEIALGGAHGVILSQGCTGNRIEQCHIHSLGGGGIYIGNTTGWNACEKPPAALAIGENTVDNCFLHDLTHVHHGSVGIWIGNSSNNTITHNEICNLDYTGISVGWCWGYSPSSSGGNEIAYNHIHHLGQGELSDMGGIYTLGISPGTHLHHNLIHDVYAYSYGGWGIYTDEGSSDILIEQNIVYRTKSPSFHQHYGQRNIVRNNIFAFSETAGLQRTRDEAGKSFTFERNIVLTTNGEVLSGSWGDKNFVIDRNLFWDHYAGPRLDFGFKPLKEWQALGFDKNSLVADPLFVDPLNGNFDLSPASPAFLLGFENIGSSSIGLYGDTDWTELPKGIKYRSVNPIAQPPAAPFFAKDEWLETFDDLCLNGVPPFAQIMGVSGAAGQNIFVTNEKSLSGTQSLKFDDRVLAQNTYEPFMFFLPYWYEDGRMTVSFDILMQAGSSVTFEYRDNKGYPNGVGPSLALSPGQTWREGTTVVKLPVDEWFHVTLVCGIGGKANGKYDAAVTVAGQTVRRTNLACVNKTWRGAMEVYFISTANVNTAFYIDNLHFQLEREEAGVESTADAPESFRLYGSYPNPFNPTTTIAFYVAETGKSVQLQVYNLKGELVRTLVDGTLSVGRHRATWDGKTVCGLPAPTGVYQLKLSVDGRTVSVAKVTLLR comes from the coding sequence ATGAAGGGGATGCGGGCGCTTATAGCGATTCTATGGCTTGGATTGATCTTGCAGGGGAGAGCGGCGGAATTCTATGTTTCGCCGAACGGCAACGATAATTGGTCGGGAACCCTGCCGCAGCCGAACTCGACCCAAACTGACGGGCCGTTCGCCACTCTGCAAAGGGCGCAGGCGGCGACGCGCACGGCTCAACACACCGAACCGATTACGGTTTACATTCGCGAGGGTATTTATTTTGTCGGCACCTGGCGGTTCGACCCTCAGGACTCCGGCACCCCTTCCGCGCCGGTGACGTTCCGCAATTACGCCGATGAACGACCGGTAATCAGCGGCGGACGCGCAATAACCGGTTGGCGGACGCAGGGCGCCCTTTGGGTGACGACCATCGATGAGGTCAAGAGCGGCAAGCTCTATTTCAAGGAGCTTTACGTCAACGGCGAGCGCCGCGACCGCGCCCGCACTCCCCGTAAAGGCGAGTTTTTTCGCATTACCGGCAGTGTTGAGGGCAACGACAAACGCAGCTTTCGTTTTCGTCCCGGTGATCTGATCGATTTCGACAACCGCGCCGACGTCAACATTGTCCTCTACCAATCTTGGCTCGGCATTCATTTATGGATCGACGCCCTGAACACGGCGCAGAACACGGTCACTTTTTCGCCGCAGCTGGTCTTTCCGGTCGGCAATTTCGACAGCCGAACGCGCTATTACGTCGAAAACGCCTTTGAGCTGCTGGATGAGCCTGCGGAGTGGTATCTGAATCGCAGGACCGGCGAGCTGTTCTATTATCCTCTGCCGGGCGAGACGCCGGAAAACTGCAAAGTCATTGCGCCGGTTGTCGACAGAGTGCTGGAGCTGCGCGGCAGCAGCAGCAATAAAATCAAATTTTTGCAATTTGAGGGTCTGCGGTTTATGCACGCCGACTGGATTGTGGCCGACAAGAATCAGACCGAGCTGCAGGCGCACATTCTGTTGGATGATGCAATCGTCTATGCCCGTTTTGCCGAGGACTGTTCATTCAGGAAATGCGAGATCGCATTGGGCGGCGCGCACGGCGTCATTCTTTCTCAAGGCTGCACCGGCAACCGCATCGAACAATGCCATATCCACAGCTTGGGCGGCGGCGGCATATACATCGGCAACACGACCGGTTGGAACGCATGCGAAAAGCCTCCTGCCGCCCTGGCCATAGGGGAAAATACCGTCGACAACTGCTTTCTGCACGATCTGACCCACGTGCATCACGGCTCGGTCGGCATTTGGATCGGCAACAGCTCCAACAATACCATTACGCACAACGAAATCTGCAATCTCGATTACACGGGCATTTCCGTCGGCTGGTGCTGGGGCTACAGCCCTTCCTCTTCAGGCGGGAACGAAATCGCCTATAATCACATTCATCATCTCGGCCAGGGTGAGCTTTCGGACATGGGCGGCATCTATACCCTCGGCATCTCGCCGGGAACGCACCTGCATCACAATCTTATTCACGACGTTTATGCCTACAGCTACGGCGGCTGGGGCATCTATACCGACGAAGGCAGCTCGGATATTCTGATCGAGCAAAATATCGTCTACCGTACCAAAAGTCCGAGCTTTCATCAGCATTACGGCCAACGGAATATTGTACGAAACAATATTTTTGCATTCTCCGAAACCGCCGGTCTGCAGCGAACCCGCGATGAGGCCGGTAAGTCCTTTACCTTCGAACGAAATATTGTTCTCACAACCAACGGTGAGGTGCTTTCCGGCTCATGGGGGGATAAAAACTTTGTCATTGACCGCAATCTGTTTTGGGATCATTACGCCGGCCCCCGCTTGGATTTCGGGTTCAAGCCTCTAAAAGAGTGGCAAGCCTTGGGGTTCGACAAAAATTCGCTCGTCGCCGACCCATTGTTTGTCGATCCGCTCAACGGCAATTTTGACCTCTCACCGGCTTCGCCTGCATTTTTGCTTGGTTTCGAGAACATCGGGTCGAGCTCTATAGGCTTATACGGCGATACCGATTGGACAGAGCTGCCCAAAGGCATCAAGTATCGTTCCGTTAATCCGATTGCTCAACCTCCTGCCGCTCCCTTTTTTGCCAAAGACGAATGGCTGGAAACCTTTGACGATCTTTGCTTGAACGGCGTGCCTCCTTTTGCGCAGATCATGGGCGTATCGGGTGCGGCAGGTCAAAATATTTTTGTAACCAATGAGAAATCCCTTTCGGGTACGCAGAGCCTGAAATTCGACGACCGCGTCCTGGCGCAAAACACCTATGAGCCTTTTATGTTCTTTCTCCCTTATTGGTACGAAGACGGTCGGATGACGGTCAGTTTCGATATTTTGATGCAGGCCGGTTCGTCGGTAACTTTCGAGTACCGCGATAACAAAGGATACCCGAACGGCGTCGGGCCGAGCTTGGCGCTTTCTCCCGGACAGACCTGGCGCGAAGGAACGACGGTCGTCAAGTTACCGGTCGATGAATGGTTTCACGTGACGCTCGTTTGCGGAATCGGCGGAAAAGCCAACGGCAAGTACGATGCGGCGGTCACTGTGGCCGGACAGACCGTCAGGCGGACGAATCTTGCCTGCGTCAATAAAACCTGGCGGGGCGCCATGGAGGTCTATTTCATCAGCACCGCCAATGTCAATACTGCCTTTTATATCGACAACCTCCACTTTCAACTTGAACGGGAAGAGGCAGGAGTAGAGTCGACTGCCGACGCACCCGAAAGCTTCCGGCTGTACGGATCTTACCCCAATCCCTTCAATCCGACAACGACCATTGCCTTTTATGTTGCGGAGACCGGGAAATCGGTACAGCTGCAGGTCTACAATCTGAAAGGTGAACTCGTCCGTACGCTGGTCGACGGCACTCTGTCGGTCGGTCGACACAGAGCAACTTGGGACGGCAAAACGGTATGCGGCCTGCCGGCGCCCACGGGCGTTTACCAGCTGAAACTGAGCGTCGACGGTCGCACGGTATCCGTTGCGAAGGTAACGCTGTTGCGGTAA
- a CDS encoding carbohydrate binding family 9 domain-containing protein, producing the protein MSLRFCLMFYIAVFAIFAVSWAEAQEESAEIIAVKWPDDAVFHLDGRPDEPAWRLAPAITQFRQYEPQEGAPATEETEVRVLYNRSALLISVVAHDREPDQVIGRILQRDKILMQGMGNRYGYAGDDLVAVLIDPFHDRRNAYVFAVNPAGAEFDALITDESRMWNIEWRGIWRAAAARTADGWSAELEIPFRTLRYPENADGERTWGFNVYRVIRRKNEEVMWQSWMRGGGGFHRVSQAGVLRGLTDLPRSGWNIELKPIGVLGRTKEQGFAVENTAHLGVDAKWEVSPGLVLDLTMHPDFAQVESDDERVNLTRFELFYPEKREFFLENAGLFEFGTQGTFEPPPFLMFMSRSIGIKDGRATPLIGGVRLSGRVGRQTIGLLDMMSSGEGKDPRTNFSVFRYKRDIGASNYIGFAATDRRNGAEANTVAGLDASFWLKPTLNFQTFIARTQTSGRGGDDFAGRAALEYSGDRFGLSADVLQVGPEVQAAMGFVTRTDIRRVAAFGRYTWRPGGLGIRKIDFFLNGARITRLDGEIQDRRLGQFIETEWESGETLAVFNFASFTRLNEGFTMNGRIPIPPGDYDSRENGFMLSTSRKRAFSAELMAGIQRQYEGRIDNAMLSLNWTPTSHLALEARHQFSRVRLPWGEFDSPLASLRVIYSFSTRLTAQTWIQYNRLDDRLVLNARLHYLYRPGSDFYLVFNDERNQDGNTPFPNRKDAAVKLTYLFRI; encoded by the coding sequence TTGAGCTTGCGGTTTTGTTTGATGTTCTACATTGCGGTATTTGCAATTTTCGCTGTTTCATGGGCGGAAGCGCAGGAAGAGAGCGCTGAAATTATTGCGGTCAAATGGCCGGATGACGCCGTTTTTCATCTCGACGGGCGGCCGGATGAACCGGCATGGCGGCTTGCTCCGGCGATTACGCAATTTCGGCAATATGAACCGCAGGAAGGTGCGCCGGCGACGGAAGAAACCGAGGTCCGCGTGCTCTACAACCGCAGCGCGCTGCTGATCAGTGTGGTTGCCCATGACCGTGAGCCGGACCAGGTCATCGGCCGCATTCTGCAGCGCGACAAAATCCTCATGCAGGGCATGGGCAACCGCTACGGTTACGCCGGCGACGATCTGGTCGCCGTACTCATCGATCCGTTTCACGATCGGCGCAATGCCTACGTCTTTGCCGTCAATCCGGCCGGCGCCGAATTTGATGCGTTGATTACCGATGAAAGCCGCATGTGGAACATCGAATGGCGCGGCATTTGGCGCGCCGCCGCTGCACGCACGGCCGACGGCTGGTCGGCAGAGCTCGAGATTCCCTTTCGTACCCTGCGCTATCCCGAAAACGCCGATGGGGAGAGAACCTGGGGTTTCAATGTCTACCGCGTCATTCGCCGCAAAAATGAAGAGGTCATGTGGCAATCATGGATGCGGGGCGGCGGCGGGTTTCATCGCGTCAGCCAAGCGGGCGTCCTGCGCGGGCTGACGGATTTGCCGCGCAGCGGCTGGAATATAGAGCTCAAGCCGATCGGCGTCCTTGGCCGGACGAAAGAGCAGGGCTTTGCCGTTGAAAACACGGCGCACCTGGGCGTGGACGCCAAGTGGGAAGTGAGTCCCGGTCTGGTTCTCGACCTGACGATGCACCCCGATTTTGCGCAGGTCGAATCGGACGATGAGCGCGTCAACCTGACACGGTTCGAGCTGTTCTATCCGGAAAAACGCGAGTTTTTTCTCGAAAACGCCGGCCTTTTCGAGTTCGGCACGCAGGGCACGTTTGAGCCGCCGCCGTTTCTGATGTTCATGTCGCGCAGCATCGGCATCAAAGACGGTCGTGCGACGCCGCTGATCGGCGGTGTCCGTCTCTCCGGTCGGGTCGGTCGTCAGACCATCGGGCTTCTGGACATGATGTCGAGCGGCGAAGGAAAGGATCCTCGGACCAATTTTTCCGTTTTTCGTTACAAAAGGGATATTGGTGCATCGAACTATATCGGCTTTGCGGCCACGGATCGCCGGAACGGCGCGGAAGCCAATACGGTTGCCGGCCTCGACGCCTCCTTCTGGCTGAAGCCCACGCTCAATTTTCAGACTTTTATCGCGCGCACGCAGACTTCCGGTCGAGGCGGGGATGATTTTGCCGGACGAGCGGCGCTCGAATACAGCGGCGACCGCTTCGGCCTTTCGGCGGATGTTTTGCAGGTCGGTCCTGAAGTCCAGGCGGCCATGGGATTCGTCACCCGCACCGACATCCGTCGTGTCGCTGCCTTTGGTCGGTATACATGGCGGCCGGGAGGTTTGGGCATCCGCAAAATAGACTTTTTTTTGAACGGGGCACGCATCACTCGCCTCGACGGCGAAATTCAGGACCGCCGCCTCGGCCAATTTATAGAGACGGAATGGGAATCCGGCGAAACCTTGGCCGTATTCAACTTTGCTTCTTTTACCCGCCTAAACGAAGGCTTTACGATGAACGGCCGAATACCCATACCACCCGGCGATTACGACAGCCGCGAAAACGGCTTTATGCTTTCCACCAGCCGAAAAAGAGCATTTTCCGCCGAATTGATGGCCGGCATACAACGGCAATATGAGGGAAGGATCGACAATGCCATGCTGTCGCTGAACTGGACTCCCACATCTCACCTTGCCCTGGAGGCGCGCCATCAATTCAGCCGCGTGCGGCTGCCGTGGGGTGAATTCGACTCCCCGCTGGCTTCCCTACGCGTCATCTATTCATTCTCGACCCGCCTGACCGCACAAACCTGGATTCAATACAATCGCCTCGATGATCGGCTCGTCCTTAACGCCCGACTGCATTACCTCTACCGTCCCGGCAGCGACTTTTATCTGGTTTTCAACGATGAAAGAAATCAAGATGGAAATACACCGTTCCCCAATCGAAAGGATGCGGCAGTCAAATTGACTTATCTTTTCCGCATTTAA